In a single window of the Lagenorhynchus albirostris chromosome 19, mLagAlb1.1, whole genome shotgun sequence genome:
- the LOC132509956 gene encoding LOW QUALITY PROTEIN: NADH dehydrogenase [ubiquinone] 1 alpha subcomplex subunit 12-like (The sequence of the model RefSeq protein was modified relative to this genomic sequence to represent the inferred CDS: substituted 2 bases at 2 genomic stop codons) — RLVTKRGLQQVSGQGSLHGYLQIFFRTNDVRVGTLVGEDKNGNKYYEDSKQFFGYHQWVICTTEMNGKNTFWDVDGSMVPPEXRHXLHCMTHDPPTRKSPIACTFIWTNHKFSMSGTPQQYIPYSTTRKKIQEWVPPLIPYK; from the coding sequence AGATTAGTCACTAAGCGTGGGCTGCAGCAGGTCAGTGGCCAGGGCAGCCTCCATGGCTATCTACAGATTTTCTTCAGGACAAATGATGTGAGGGTTGGTACATTAGTGGGGgaagacaaaaatggaaataaatactatGAAGACAGCAAGCAGTTTTTTGGCTATCACCAGTGGGTTATATGTACTACTGAAATGAATGGCAAAAACACATTCTGGGATGTGGATGGAAGCATGGTGCCCCCTGAATGACGTCATTGACTTCACTGTATGACTCATGATCCTCCAACAAGAAAATCACCTATTGCTTGTACATTCATTTGGACAAACCATAAATTCAGCATGAGTGGCACTCCACAACAATATATACCTTATTCCACCACTAGAAAGAAGATTCAGGAGTGGGTCCCACCTTTGATACCTTACAAGTAA